The following are encoded in a window of Struthio camelus isolate bStrCam1 chromosome Z, bStrCam1.hap1, whole genome shotgun sequence genomic DNA:
- the LOC138064551 gene encoding mediator of RNA polymerase II transcription subunit 18 — translation MEAPPVTMMPVTGGTINMMEYLLQGSVLDQSLESLLHRLRGLCDNMEPETFLDHEMVFLLKGQQASPFVLRARRSMDKSGMPWHLRYLGQPEIGDKNRHALVRNCVDIATSDNLTDFLVEMGFRMDHEFVAKGHVFRKGIMKIVVYKIFRILMPGNTDSIEPLSLSYLVELNVVAPAGQDVVSDDMRNFAEQLKPLVHLEKIDPKRLM, via the exons ATGGAGGCGCCGCCCGTTACCATGATGCCCGTGACGGGCGGCACCATTAACATGATGGAGTACCTGCTCCAAG GCAGCGTTTTGGACCAGAGCCTGGAGAGCCTGCTGCACCGGCTGCGCGGCTTGTGCGACAACATGGAGCCGGAGACCTTCCTGGACCACGAGATGGTGTTCCTGCTGAAGGGGCAGCAGGCCAGCCCCTTCGTGCTGCGGGCGCGGCGCTCCATGGACAAGAGCGGCATGCCGTGGCACCTGCGCTACCTGGGCCAGCCCGAGATCGGAGACAAGAACCGGCATGCCCTGGTGCGCAACTGCGTCGACATCGCTACTTCGGACAACCTGACGGACTTCCTGGTGGAGATGGGCTTCCGCATGGACCACGAGTTCGTGGCCAAGGGGCACGTGTTCCGCAAGGGCATCATGAAGATCGTCGTCTACAAGATCTTCCGCATCCTCATGCCAGGCAACACCGACAGCATCGAGCCGCTGTCTCTCTCCTACCTCGTCGAGCTTAATGTGGTAGCGCCGGCAGGACAGGATGTCGTTTCTGATGACATGAGGAACTTTGCTGAGCAACTAAAGCCTTTGGTTCACCTAGAAAAAATTGACCCCAAAAGGTTAATGTGA